Sequence from the uncultured Flavobacterium sp. genome:
AAAATGTAATCAAAAACGCCATATTGAATAGCGTCAAAAGCGCCTTCTTTTGTAAAAGTTGTCACAATTATTTTAGGCAAAATGGATAAAAACCGATGTAATTCATTGATAAAAGCCAATGATAATTTACTGGATAAATCTTTGGGATCTATTTCCAAAAAAATAATTGATGGTTTGTGTTCTAAAACTAAATTTAAACCTTCTTGATAATTCGTTGCCGAAGCCACAAAAGCCAATTCTGAAAAACCTTCTGCAATTGTTCGGGTTTTCAAAATACTTTCTGCATCATCGTCAATTATAATATACGAATACTGTTTCAATATTGGTTTATGTTGTTCTTTCATTAATCCACGACAACTATTGCTTTAGTTTCATCAATACGCCTGAAAAAATTTAATTTTAATATATTTTCTCTAATTAAAATTACGCATTTCATGTATCTAAACTTTTCAATGTTAATACATTATGAACAAATGTTAAAACATAAAGCTGAAATGCAAATTTCATCGACAAAATACACATTTTTGGATTAAAAAAATCCCAAATTCCATAAAGGAATTTGGGATTTTGTATTATTATGTATAAAAGTTTACATTTTCATCAACCAGTTTTTCATAGAAACCTCGTTTTCAATAATGTCTTTCAATTCAGAAATTTTTACACGATCTTGTTTCATTGTATCTCTATGACGAATTGTAACTGTTTCGTCTTCGATAGTTTGATGATCTACTGTAATACAAAACGGTGTTCCAAGAGCATCTTGTCTTCTGTAACGACGTCCTACAGCATCTTTTTCATCATAAGCAACAGAGAAATCCCATTTCAAATCCTCGATGATTTTTCTGGCAATTTCCGGCAATCCATCTTTTTTAACCAATGGTAAAATAGCTGCTTTTGTAGGCGCTAAAACTGACGGTAATTTTAAAACTGTTCTTGTAGAACCGTCTTCAAGAGTTTCTTCTTGTAATGATGTTGCGAAAACTGCCAAAAACATACGATCTAAACCAACTGAAGTTTCTACTACATATGGCACATAGTTTTCATTCAATTCAGGATCAAAATACTGTAATTTTCTTCCTGAAAATTTCTCATGTGCTTTTAAGTCGAAATCTGTTCTTGAGTGAATACCTTCTAATTCTTTGAAACCAAATGGGAAATTAAACTCAATATCAGCAGCAGCATTTGCATAGTGCGCCAATTTTTCGTGATCGTGAAAACGGTAATTTTCTTTTCCTAATCCTAGAGATAAGTGCCATTTTAAACGGGTTTCTTTCCAATATTCATAAGATTGCATTTCTTCTCCCGGACGTACAAAAAATTGCATTTCCATTTGTTCGAATTCACGCATACGGAAAATAAATTGTCTTGCAACAATCTCATTTCTAAATGCTTTACCTGTTTGAGCAATTCCAAAAGGAACTTTCATACGACCCGATTTTTGAACATTTAAAAAGTTCACAAAAATACCTTGCGCCGTTTCCGGACGTAAATATAAATCCATTGCAGTATCTGCAGAAGCTCCTAATTTTGTTCCGAACATTAAGTTAAACTGACGTACTTCTGTCCAGTTTCTTGAACCGGTTTCAGGATCAGCTATTTCTAATTCTTCGATTAAAGCTTTTACATCTTCCAGGTCTCCATTTCCTAAAGAACGTCCTAAACGCTCTCTAATTTCTGTTTCTCTGGCTAAATATTCAACTACTCTGGCATTTGTAGTTACAAATTCCTGTTCGTTAAAAGCATCTCCAAAACGAGTTTTCGCTTTTTCGATTTCTTTTTTCGCTTTTTTATTTAGCGCTTCAGCATAATCTTCTACTAAAACGTCAGCTCTATATCTTTTCTTTGAATCTTTATTATCAATCAACGGATCATTAAAAGCATCAACGTGGCCTGAAGCTTTCCAAGTCGTTGGATGCATTAATATTGCAGCATCAAGGCCGACAATATTCTCGTTCATCTGAACCATTGATTTCCACCAATATTCACGGATATTCTTTTTTAACTCGACACCATTTTGTGCATAATCATAGACTGCACTTAATCCATCGTATACTTCGCTTGACGGAAAAATATATCCGTACTCTTTTGCGTGCGAAACCACATTCTTTAATAAATCTTCTTGTTTTGCCATAGTGATGCAAAAATATAAAAAGTACGTTTAAAAAAAAGAAAAATTACAAAGATTGCAGGATTGATTTTGTTATTTTTGTAACTAAATTCTTTCTATTTGTGTTTAATTATCTTATCAACCTGTTTTTTCCTAAAGTTTGCGCCGGATGTCATACCGTTTTGGTTACTAACGAAACCGTTTTATGTACAAGTTGTCGCCATGAAATGCCTCTTACTCAATATCATTTGGATCCCAAAAATGAAGCTGTCAAAAAGTTTTATGGTAAAATTGAGATTGAACATGCATCGGCACTTTTGTATTTTAATAAAAAAGGAATCGTTCAGGAACTCATTCACAATTTAAAATACAAAGGTCACGAAGAAATTGGCTTTGTTTTAGGAAATTGGTATGTCGAAGATTTAAAAGAATTGAATCTGGAAATTCCTTTTGATTTTGTAGTTCCAGTTCCGCTTCATCCAAAAAAATTAAAAGAAAGAGGTTATAATCAGGTTACTACTTTTGGAAAAACTTTAAGTAAAGGATTGAATATTCCGTATAACGATTCGACTTTATATCGAAAAATATATTCTAAAACACAATCAAAAAAGAATCTTTCCGGAAGATCAGATAATATCGAAAATATCTTTGATGTAATTTCTACAGAAGACCTTCAAAACAAACATTTTTTAATTGTCGATGATGTTTTAACAACGGGCGCAACGCTTGAAGCTTGTTCACGTGCTCTATTAAAAATTCCGGGAACAAAAATTAGTATTGTTTGTATGGCAATTGCGAATTCATAGACTTATTAGCCACGGATTTTACGGATTAAACCGATTGTCGCAGATTAGATATTTTTTAATCTAAATATTTACACCAAGACGCACTGCTGTGCGCCTCTACTAAAAAATAAAATTTAGATCTATTATGAAATCAACACAGAATCTCTAAGATTTTAAAACAAAAATCTGTGCAAACCCGTTTAATCCGTAAAATCCGCGGGCAAAATTAATTCACAACAATTTTCTTAACTGTTCTACGATCTCCATCAATTACTGTTACAAGATAAATTCCTGCAGATACTTGTGGCAATTGAATATTCTGATCAAAATTAGAAGTAGGATCAAAAGAATTAGAATAAACTCTTTTGCCTAAAATATCGTGTACATAAACCTGAACTCTATTTGTGCCTTCGCTTTCAAATTGAATAGTGAAATTTCCTTTACTTGGATTTGGATAAAGAACAAAATCTATAATATTAAAATCCTCTGTTCCTAAGGTAAATGTTTGACTGCAAATGTTTATCGAAGCTGAATTTAGTGTTCCAAATTGTCCTGCAACGGCATCACGAATTCTAAAAATCCAGTTTCCTTGCGGATTTTGACCGTTAAAAGCGCTCAAAGCATCAACCGGAATTACAATTTGTGAGGTTGTTTTACTACAATCCAAATTTACTCCGTCGTCGTCAAACTGTAATACTAATGTAGATGCGACATCTGTACAAGCTTGATTAAATAAACGAACAACTGTTCCTTGCGGATTTACAACTTCAATCTCCAGATCAGAAAGTCTGTTGTGTGTTACATTTAATGAAACATTTACATCTTCAATAATTCCTGTTGATGCCGGTACAGTTATCGTTTTAGAAGTATAAGTACTTGAATATGGAATACTGAAAGAGTTTCCAAAACTATACGTTTCGCACGTCGTTTTTGAAGTATATCCTATTGCAAATGGCGTACTATTTAATGCATAATAAATATTTGAAACTGGTTCAATCAAGATTCTGCAATTTTTTGATGAAGGTACACTTGCAGGAAGCGTGATAACTTCTGAACCATCATTTGGTGTATTTGCCGCGAGAGTTATCGGAAAAGTCAATCCTTCGTCTGTAGACAATTTTATATTTACTGCCGAAGATCCAAACAAAGTATTTGTATTATTGACACTCCAAGTTACTGTTTGACTTTGCCCCTGACTCCAACTTACATTTTTATCTTTGTGCGAAGTAACTGAAAATGGTCCGGCAAATGAAGCAACATTTACAACCATCGCATCTGTATAAGTTTGGGCTTTTCCCTGAGCTGCATTATCACGTCCGGTTAAAGTAAAATTCAGCGTTCTTGCAATATCCGAAACAGATTCCCAAGTTGTAGTCAGTTTATTTTGAAGTACTGAATCATAACTTGGCATGTATCGAATTGGTGAACTTACTGGTCGTATTGATCTAAACAATGGACCATCTGGTTTTGTGGGATATGCAATACTATTACTTTTATCTGTTGTAATGGCACTATCATTTTCTTCCCAAGTATAAGTAACTGTATCTCCATCAGGATCAGAACCTGTACCTTTCAAAACAAATGCTGTACTAATAGGAATCGTATAATCTAAACCTGCACTAATTGTTGGAGGATTATTAGTTATTGGAGTACTTACAGGGCAGCTTACTGTAGCAAGATTATCCTGAATTTGCGAAATGCTGGTGTATGCAAAATAATCATCTGAATTGTTTTGAACATCGTAATCCGTAATTCCTGCATAACCCATAAGTGTAGAACCGCTTCCTGGTTCAACACTTGTTCCTGTACCTTCGATAACGTGAGAAAAAGTATGTGTTGCTCCTAATTGATGTCCCATTTCGTGTGCTACAAAATCAATATCAAATGTATCTCCCTGAGGCACTCCATTTGACGGAGACGTATAAGCGCTTCCTTTACCAATTTTATTTATTTCAGGAGGACTGCTACAAATACAACCAATACAACCTGCATTTCCTCCGCCTCCGGAACCTCCAAATAAATGCCCAATGTCATAATTTCCTTCACCAATTACGGCTGTTAAATTATTTTGAACTTCAATATTCCATACTTGATAATCTGTTGTACCGGGATAATCTGCTGTTCCGTCAGCGGCTTTAGAATAAGGATCGCTCGCTGCATTCGTATAAATTACCGCATCATTATTGGCAATTATAATTAATTGTACCGCCAAATCTTTATTAAAAATTCCGTTGACTCTTGTCATTGACGCATTCATACCTGCTAATGCTCCGGCTTTTGTACCTCCAAAAAAAGCAGCATATTCTCCTGTACAAGACAACGCTAATCTCAAAGTTTTGAAAACTTTATTGCTTGCAGTTGTTTTTGCTGTCTTTTTTGTTGACTTATTTTTTGAAACAACATCTTTCAGTCCGCAAACTAATTTAGAAGTAGAATTAAGACTATGATTTGAAGTAAACAATACATATCCGGTTTTGTCCTCCGGATTTTGCTCTATAAATTCTGTTGGTTTATCTGCACGAATTACCATAGTTTGCATACCAATTGGCGCTACACTAAAATGAATTTTGGCTGTTTTATCATCTAAACCATTTCCTTCGTAAGCTCGGATTTCTGGATATTTGGCTTGTAATTCCGGTTCAAAATTTGAAGATTCCCAAACCTGAAAGCGCTCTAAAACGCCTTTTGCATTCGGAATCGTAATTGTTGTGGTAGTACTTTTTGAACTTTTATTTGTTGTTGAAGATAATTTTGCCTGGAGAGATTCAGCATTTAATTTATAGTATAATTTATCTGAATCAATCGTATTTGTTCTTTTACTGAGTGTTTTTGAACTAACTTTTTGCCATAAATCATCACTTTGCGCTTGAATTTGGGCACAGCAAAATATAATCAATAATAAAAGTAATTGTTTTTTCATACTAATAGGTTGGTATTTAGAATTCAAAATTAAACGAATTAAATTAAATTCTTACATAAATACGACAATTAATGCTTTTTGCTCGACGAGTTGGCTCTTTTTCACAAAAAGAAATAGAATCTCATCAAAAATCAATTAGGCGTAGTACCAAATTTAAAATAGATAGTATAAATTTGCACCATCTTAAATTATTTGTTTTGAAGCTCTTTCATTCTATAAACGATTTTCAGTCAACCAAGAAAACGATTTTAACTCTTGGAACCTTTGACGGCGTACATATTGGTCATAAAAAAATTCTGGAACGAATTACTCAAAATACGGAAAACGGAAAATACGAAAGTTTAGTTCTGACTTTTTTCCCGCATCCGCGAATGGTTTTACAAGAAAAATCAGAAATCAAACTCTTAAATACGATTTCTGAAAAAACGAAACTTCTGGAAGCAACCGGAATAGAAAATCTTGTTATTCATCCGTTTAACGAAAGTTTTTCAAGATTAACTGCCGAAGAATTTGTTCATTCGATTTTAGTGGATCAGTTTCATATTCAGAAAATAATTATTGGTCACGATCATCGTTTTGGAAGAAACAGAACGGCAAATATTGACGATTTAATCGCTTTTGGCGCTGAATACGGTTTTGAAGTGGAGCAGATTTCGGCACAAGAAATTCAGGATGTTTCTGTAAGTTCTACCAAAATCAGAAAAGCGTTAAATGAAGGAAATATGGCTCTTGCCAATGATTATCTGGGTTATGATTATTTTTTATCCGGTGAAGTTGTAAAAGGAAAACAATTAGGAAGAACGATTGGTTTTCCAACGGCAAATATCCAAATTGAAGAAGATTACAAGCTTATTCCTAAAACTGGCGTTTATGTTGTTAAAGCCGTTGTGGATCAAAAAGAAGTTTTCGGAATGATGAATATCGGTTTTAATCCAACTGTAAATGGGCAAAAACAAACGATCGAAGTACATCTTTTTGACTTTGATGCTGATATTTATGGTCAAAAAATCGAAGTTTCACTATTGAAATATCTTCGTGAAGAGCAAAAATTTGGTTCGGTAGATTTATTGAAAGAACAATTAAATCAGGATAAAATAAATGCTTTGGCTTTTGTAAATCAGCTTTAATATTTTTTAAATATTTCATTCGTTATTCTTTCGCGGAAGCGTAATTTTTATTGTTTTGCAGAATGTGTAATCCCTACGGGACATTTGTTTGGTGTGGATAATTTTTTCTACCGATATGTAATCTCTACGAGATATTTTCTTTTTCGAAATTAATATTAGAATCAACTACAAAATACTTTTGCTGAAGCTCAATCTTATATTCTGCCGAAATGTGTAGTTGATACCGGACATTTATGTAGATTGGCTATAATTTTTTATACCAACATGTAATCTTTACGAGATATTTTCTTTTCTAAATTAATAATTAGAATCACTCGCAAAATACTCCGCTAGGAGTTAAATGTTGGTAACGGCACATAATCTCCATCAAAATATATTCCGTTAGGAATTAAATATTGGTAGCAAAACAATACCCAATCTACATAAATGTCCTGTAAGGACTACACTTTACAACAACAAAATATTTTTTGCGCCAACCTCAGCATACTTTTTGCCATTTTTAAATCATCATAGTTATTTTTTTAGTAAATTTGATATAGAACTCTGTTTATCAAATATTTACTATTAACTTCTTTAAAAATAACCACTATGAAATTACCTAAAGAAATTACCAACGGGTTTTTGATATTCCTTGGAATAGGAATTTATTTTTTATTGATGAACGTTTTAGGTTTAGCTCATTTATTCTACCTGCGTACTCTGAATGTATTCTTTATATTTTATGGCGTAAACAAAACCATGAAAATGAATTTGCATGAAGGAGAAACCAATTTTGTGTCAAATGCTGTTTCTGCAATGGCAACTTCAGTAGTTGGCGTGGCTATGAGCGTTTTTGGATTATTGGTTTATAGTTATGCAAGAGGTGGTGATGCTTATGTAAAAACATTATCTGAAACTTTTATGTTTGGCGGAAATCCTTCTGTACCAACTTATTGCATTTGTTTATTATTTGAAGGAATCGCTTCGTCGGTCATTGTCACCCTGATGATGATGTTATATTGGAATAACAAATATGTAGCCGATTAATATTTCAAAACAAAATAGATATTTTAGCACTCTAAAATCATAAAAAAATATAATTATGTGATTTTAGAGTGTTTCTTTTTTGAAAATAACTGTCAAATATTCATTTACAGGATTCAGCATTGGTTGATTAGAACAATTTCGTTACTTTTGAACCTTCAAAAACAATGTACCTAATGAGCATTACAAAACACAACTGGACAAAAGACGAGATAATCGCCATATATAATAAACCTATGATGGACTTGCTTTATGAAGCAGCAACTATTCATAGACAAAAACATGATCCGAACGTAGTTCAGGTATCAACTTTACTATCTATCAAAACTGGAGGTTGTCCGGAAGATTGCGGTTATTGTCCGCAAGCTGCCAGATATAATACTGGTGTTGAAGGTAATGATCTAATGAGTGTAAGTCAGGTAAAAGCTCAGGCTTTGCGTGCAAAATCAAGCGGATCTTCTCGCGTTTGTATGGGTGCTGCCTGGAGAAACGTAAAAGATGGCGAAGAGTTTGATCAGGTTTTGGAAATGGTTCGTACCATTAACAAACTAGACATGGAGGTTTGTTGTACTTTAGGTATGATTACCGAAAATCAAGCACAACGTTTAGCAGAAGCTGGTTTGTATGCTTACAACCACAACTTAGATACTTCTGAAGAATATTATAAAGATGTAATTTCTACACGTGGTTTCGAAGACCGTTTGCAAACTATCGAAAATGTTCGTAAAACGAATGTTACCGTTTGTAGCGGAGGAATTATTGGAATGGGAGAAAGCATCGAAGACAGAGCAGGAATGCTTGTTGCGCTTTCTACTTTAAATCCTCAACCGGAATCTGTGCCAATTAATGCATTAGTTGCCGTTGAAGGAACTCCGATGGAGGAAGAAAAACCAGTTGAAATCTGGGAAATGATCCGAATGGTAGCAACTACAAGAATTGTTATGCCGGACACACAAGTTCGTTTATCTGCAGGAAGAACAAATATGAGCCGTGAAGGACAAGCAATGTGCTTTTTTGCCGGTGCAAACTCAATTTTTGCAGGTGATAAATTATTGACTACTCCAAATCCTGATGTTCACGAAGACATGAAAATGTTTGACTTGTTAGGATTAATTCCACAAAAACCATTTGTTAAAGTTTCACAGCCACAAACTGTTGAAGCTGCTGATTCTCAATTTGCTCCATTAGGCGAAAAACCTAAGTGGACGAGACCAGGACACACAATTGAAAGAAACCTTGAGGCTTCGATCAAATCAAAAATTTAATTAAAAGAGTTCATAAATCTCACAAAATATTTTTAAATTGCTTCTTGACTTAGTGCCAGAAGCAATTTTTTTATTTAGAGAGATGAAGTTAAAACAAATCGAAAGGGTAAAAAAAATCTCAAAATCTGATTTTATTTCCCAATATGTAAAAAAGCAAATTCCCGTTGTTATTGAAGAACTGACCGAAGATTGGCCAGCCTATCATAAATGGAAATTATCATATATCAAAGAAATCGCAGGTGAAACCATCGTTCCTTTATACGATGACAGGCCTGTAAATCATGAAGATGGCTTTAATGAAGCTCATACTAAAATGAAGATGAGCGATTACATTAATCTTTTAGAACAAAAACCTACCAATTACCGCATCTTTCTTTATAATCTAATGAAAGAGGTGCCTACGTTAAAAAACGACTTTCTGTGGCCGGATATTGGCCTGAAATTAGTCAAGCAAATGCCAATGTTGTTTTTTGGCGGAGAAAATTCAAGAGTCTTTATGCATTATGATATCGATTATTCGAATATTTTGCATTTTCATTTTCATGGAGAAAAACAATGTATGCTTTTTGCTCCAAGTCAAACGAAGTTCCTGTACAAAGTTCCGCATGCTTTGATCTCGAGAGAAGACATTGATTTTGACAATCCTGATTACGAAAAATTTCCGGCTCTTAAAAATGCCGAAGGTTATATCACTAATCTGAAACACGGTGAAATGTTATACATGCCGGAAGGTTATTGGCATTATATGAAATACCTGACTCCGGGATTTTCTATGAGTTTAAGGGCTTTTCCTAAAAATGTTACGAACTTATCAAAAGCGGTTTATAATGTTTTCATCATGCGCCATTTTGATATTTTAATGCGAAAATTTAAAGGCCAAAAATGGATTGATTATAAAAACGAAAAGGCAATTACTAAAACTAATGGAAGTTTGCAAAAGACTTTTTAAGAGGAAAGTGTTTTCTTTATAAAACAAAAAAACCACTCGCTCGTGAGTGGTTTTTTACTTTTATATATATAAGGAAAAACTATGATTAAATCCGCTTTGTGAACTACAACAATGTATTGTTGTCTTTTTCTTTTAGTACCTTTTTTATCTTTTGCTTATTGCTCTACTAATGTCTCTAAGTTCTTAAGATTAATTATCATTGTTTTTGATGGGACAAAATTACGGTGAATCACCAAACCAATAAACCCGTAAAAGACTTGTTTACAACACAATAAGACAAAATTAATTTTCATTAAAAATAATTAAGCTGTTTAATTATTTTCTGATTTAAAATAATAAACCCCTCAAATCAAAGACTTGAAGGGTTATTATACTAAAGTGTATTTCTACATTCTCTTTTTTATTTTTTTTAAATCCTAAAACACAACTTTTTTAGTTGATATATAACCATTTTCTAAAATCACTTTTACAAATAAAACCTGATTTCCTGATTGTAGATTTGTTATTTGTAATTCGGTATTTCCTATTTTCTTTTTTTCATAGAGCATTTTTCCGGAAACGTCATAAATAAAAACTTCATTAATGGCGTCTTTGAGCGATGATACTTTAATGCTTTTATTTTTTACAAAAGCAATAACGTTATCTTCATTTTTATCAAAGTCTTCAACTCCTAATGTTTTCTTATATCGCAACACAAAGCGATCTGCAAAAACGCCTGTTGTAGTTGTAAATGTATAGTTGCTTTCTCTTAAATCACGTATGATGCCCAAAGTTTTATCTTCAATAAAAATTGGTTGTGCGCTCAAATGACCATCGGCATGATCTATTGCAATCGTAAACTCGCCCGCAATTGCCGATCTATATCCTAACGGAACAATATCAGAATCATTAAACGGTAATGCACGTCCTTGAATCACAAGTTTTAGATCTCCATTGATGCTGTAAAAATCTAAAAATTTGTTTGCATCTGCTGTGATTCCATCATAATTAGTATCCCAACCATCTGTTGCTCCTTCGATATAACCAACCAGTAATTGCTTGAAAGCTCCCTGGGTATTTGTTAAATTAAGCCAGACCCTGTGTTTTTCAAGCTTTGTATTTGCGTTTTTAAAGAATTGTGTATTATTTCCCGCAACTCGCATTGAGTTTGTAAAAACAGCGTTCTGTCCAGTTTTTGATTTCACAAAGAATGATTGTCCTGCAGCAATATATCCTAATGGAGGGTTTTGATTTCCGGGGGTTCCTGCTCCTGTTCCGGTCATACCGCCTATAACTATACTGCCTGATAAATTATAAATTGCATAATCCTCGGCTGCATAAGCATATGTTGTACTATTAGGTGATGAATTATGAGTCCAGAAATATAAAGTCCCATAAATATTTGCGGCATTATCAAAGATAAATTGATCTGCATAAATTGCAGAAGGATATGGATTTCCTAATAGACTCCATTTCTCAGCTGCTCCTAAACTTATATTATAAGGGCCATTGTTTGGAACTCCTTCAAACGTTGCATGGTAAATATTAGGAGTAACAAGGTCATGATTTTGAGGAGCCCTCACGGTATAACCAGCTCCTGCTGCCATTGGCTCAGTTCCATTATTATAAATTATCCATCCTGTTAAGGGATTATATCCTTCATATTTATCTATCAAAGTATTAGGCGACAGATCATGTAATGTAAAAGCCGGACTACGCGTAACCGGAGATGACCAATAGGTAAAATCATAACGGCGAACCGGAGGAGTGTCGCGTTTATAAAAAATATTTCCTGTATTAGCTGAATTGTTTACCTGAAGCAGACTTGCATTATTTTCAAAGGTTAAAATCCCTCCATTATTATCTAAAAAGTTCTGAATAGTTAACGTGTGATTGGATTTTACAGTAACACTAACTCCCGGATGAACGATACAAGAACAAGCACTCAGATTTCCTGTTGTTTGATAATTTCCCGCAAATTCGACAATATCAGTAATTATAGGCGGAAGTCCTTTTGACCAAACTGAACCATTCCAAATATTTGTAACAGGCGGTATAATCACAATACCTTCTGTTGGTAATGAAGGACAATTTGCTCCATCCTGAATCGTAAAATAATAAGTACCCGGAGATAAATTACTAACCGTATAACTTGCTCCGAAATCAGTATAGGTTTGCAAAGATGTACCGGTTTGATTAATGACCACATTAGGACCAGTAATTAAGCCATTTAAAACTACACTTCCCGTAGGATTAACACACGTTGGCTGTACTATAGTTCCAGGCACTGGCGTTGAAGGTCTTGTATCAATATCAATTCTTGTTTCTATTGAAA
This genomic interval carries:
- a CDS encoding glycine--tRNA ligase — its product is MAKQEDLLKNVVSHAKEYGYIFPSSEVYDGLSAVYDYAQNGVELKKNIREYWWKSMVQMNENIVGLDAAILMHPTTWKASGHVDAFNDPLIDNKDSKKRYRADVLVEDYAEALNKKAKKEIEKAKTRFGDAFNEQEFVTTNARVVEYLARETEIRERLGRSLGNGDLEDVKALIEELEIADPETGSRNWTEVRQFNLMFGTKLGASADTAMDLYLRPETAQGIFVNFLNVQKSGRMKVPFGIAQTGKAFRNEIVARQFIFRMREFEQMEMQFFVRPGEEMQSYEYWKETRLKWHLSLGLGKENYRFHDHEKLAHYANAAADIEFNFPFGFKELEGIHSRTDFDLKAHEKFSGRKLQYFDPELNENYVPYVVETSVGLDRMFLAVFATSLQEETLEDGSTRTVLKLPSVLAPTKAAILPLVKKDGLPEIARKIIEDLKWDFSVAYDEKDAVGRRYRRQDALGTPFCITVDHQTIEDETVTIRHRDTMKQDRVKISELKDIIENEVSMKNWLMKM
- a CDS encoding phosphoribosyltransferase family protein, with the protein product MFNYLINLFFPKVCAGCHTVLVTNETVLCTSCRHEMPLTQYHLDPKNEAVKKFYGKIEIEHASALLYFNKKGIVQELIHNLKYKGHEEIGFVLGNWYVEDLKELNLEIPFDFVVPVPLHPKKLKERGYNQVTTFGKTLSKGLNIPYNDSTLYRKIYSKTQSKKNLSGRSDNIENIFDVISTEDLQNKHFLIVDDVLTTGATLEACSRALLKIPGTKISIVCMAIANS
- a CDS encoding M12 family metallo-peptidase; amino-acid sequence: MKKQLLLLLIIFCCAQIQAQSDDLWQKVSSKTLSKRTNTIDSDKLYYKLNAESLQAKLSSTTNKSSKSTTTTITIPNAKGVLERFQVWESSNFEPELQAKYPEIRAYEGNGLDDKTAKIHFSVAPIGMQTMVIRADKPTEFIEQNPEDKTGYVLFTSNHSLNSTSKLVCGLKDVVSKNKSTKKTAKTTASNKVFKTLRLALSCTGEYAAFFGGTKAGALAGMNASMTRVNGIFNKDLAVQLIIIANNDAVIYTNAASDPYSKAADGTADYPGTTDYQVWNIEVQNNLTAVIGEGNYDIGHLFGGSGGGGNAGCIGCICSSPPEINKIGKGSAYTSPSNGVPQGDTFDIDFVAHEMGHQLGATHTFSHVIEGTGTSVEPGSGSTLMGYAGITDYDVQNNSDDYFAYTSISQIQDNLATVSCPVSTPITNNPPTISAGLDYTIPISTAFVLKGTGSDPDGDTVTYTWEENDSAITTDKSNSIAYPTKPDGPLFRSIRPVSSPIRYMPSYDSVLQNKLTTTWESVSDIARTLNFTLTGRDNAAQGKAQTYTDAMVVNVASFAGPFSVTSHKDKNVSWSQGQSQTVTWSVNNTNTLFGSSAVNIKLSTDEGLTFPITLAANTPNDGSEVITLPASVPSSKNCRILIEPVSNIYYALNSTPFAIGYTSKTTCETYSFGNSFSIPYSSTYTSKTITVPASTGIIEDVNVSLNVTHNRLSDLEIEVVNPQGTVVRLFNQACTDVASTLVLQFDDDGVNLDCSKTTSQIVIPVDALSAFNGQNPQGNWIFRIRDAVAGQFGTLNSASINICSQTFTLGTEDFNIIDFVLYPNPSKGNFTIQFESEGTNRVQVYVHDILGKRVYSNSFDPTSNFDQNIQLPQVSAGIYLVTVIDGDRRTVKKIVVN
- a CDS encoding bifunctional riboflavin kinase/FAD synthetase, with the protein product MKLFHSINDFQSTKKTILTLGTFDGVHIGHKKILERITQNTENGKYESLVLTFFPHPRMVLQEKSEIKLLNTISEKTKLLEATGIENLVIHPFNESFSRLTAEEFVHSILVDQFHIQKIIIGHDHRFGRNRTANIDDLIAFGAEYGFEVEQISAQEIQDVSVSSTKIRKALNEGNMALANDYLGYDYFLSGEVVKGKQLGRTIGFPTANIQIEEDYKLIPKTGVYVVKAVVDQKEVFGMMNIGFNPTVNGQKQTIEVHLFDFDADIYGQKIEVSLLKYLREEQKFGSVDLLKEQLNQDKINALAFVNQL
- the bioB gene encoding biotin synthase BioB, with the protein product MSITKHNWTKDEIIAIYNKPMMDLLYEAATIHRQKHDPNVVQVSTLLSIKTGGCPEDCGYCPQAARYNTGVEGNDLMSVSQVKAQALRAKSSGSSRVCMGAAWRNVKDGEEFDQVLEMVRTINKLDMEVCCTLGMITENQAQRLAEAGLYAYNHNLDTSEEYYKDVISTRGFEDRLQTIENVRKTNVTVCSGGIIGMGESIEDRAGMLVALSTLNPQPESVPINALVAVEGTPMEEEKPVEIWEMIRMVATTRIVMPDTQVRLSAGRTNMSREGQAMCFFAGANSIFAGDKLLTTPNPDVHEDMKMFDLLGLIPQKPFVKVSQPQTVEAADSQFAPLGEKPKWTRPGHTIERNLEASIKSKI
- a CDS encoding cupin-like domain-containing protein; amino-acid sequence: MKLKQIERVKKISKSDFISQYVKKQIPVVIEELTEDWPAYHKWKLSYIKEIAGETIVPLYDDRPVNHEDGFNEAHTKMKMSDYINLLEQKPTNYRIFLYNLMKEVPTLKNDFLWPDIGLKLVKQMPMLFFGGENSRVFMHYDIDYSNILHFHFHGEKQCMLFAPSQTKFLYKVPHALISREDIDFDNPDYEKFPALKNAEGYITNLKHGEMLYMPEGYWHYMKYLTPGFSMSLRAFPKNVTNLSKAVYNVFIMRHFDILMRKFKGQKWIDYKNEKAITKTNGSLQKTF